A DNA window from Gemella massiliensis contains the following coding sequences:
- a CDS encoding dihydroorotate oxidase, with protein MLKTNFLGVELTSPLMNASGVHCMSIEELEELTNSQAGVFITKTATQVEREGNLKPRYYDTKLGSINSMGLPNKGLDYYLNYVIERQQQGAQLQFLSVTGMSYEENINLLNKIQESDYQGVTEFNLSCPNIPGKPQIAYDFELMEKLLSEVFTFFTKPLGVKLPPYFDIAHFDGMATILNKFPLTYVNSVNSIGNGLCIDIDKEQVVIKPKGGFGGLGGEYIKPTALANVRAFRERLNPNIRIIGTGGVINGKDVFEHILCGADLVQVGTTLHKEGVGVFTRLNEELKVIMKEKGYTSLEQFRGKLKIIE; from the coding sequence ATGTTAAAAACTAATTTTTTAGGAGTAGAATTAACCAGTCCGCTTATGAATGCTTCCGGTGTTCATTGTATGTCTATTGAAGAATTAGAAGAGCTTACAAATAGTCAAGCGGGAGTTTTTATTACAAAAACGGCGACACAGGTTGAGCGAGAGGGTAATTTAAAACCTCGCTATTATGATACAAAATTAGGTAGTATTAATTCAATGGGACTGCCAAATAAGGGTCTTGATTATTATTTGAATTATGTGATTGAACGCCAACAACAAGGTGCTCAGTTACAATTTTTATCAGTAACAGGAATGAGTTATGAAGAAAATATAAATTTGCTTAATAAAATTCAGGAAAGCGATTATCAAGGAGTTACAGAATTTAATTTATCATGTCCAAATATACCCGGAAAACCTCAAATTGCATATGATTTTGAGTTGATGGAAAAACTGCTCAGTGAAGTTTTCACATTCTTTACAAAGCCGCTTGGTGTGAAACTGCCACCGTATTTTGACATAGCACATTTTGATGGAATGGCAACTATTTTAAATAAATTTCCTTTAACTTATGTAAATAGTGTCAATAGTATAGGAAACGGATTATGTATTGATATTGATAAAGAACAAGTTGTAATTAAGCCAAAAGGCGGTTTTGGCGGGCTTGGCGGTGAGTACATTAAACCGACAGCATTGGCTAATGTAAGAGCATTTAGAGAAAGATTAAACCCTAATATTAGAATTATTGGAACCGGTGGAGTAATTAACGGTAAAGATGTCTTTGAACATATATTGTGTGGAGCGGACTTAGTTCAAGTTGGAACAACTTTACATAAAGAAGGTGTAGGTGTTTTTACAAGATTAAATGAAGAACTTAAAGTTATAATGAAAGAAAAAGGATATACAAGTTTAGAACAATTTAGAGGGAAGTTAAAAATAATAGAATAA
- a CDS encoding phosphatase PAP2 family protein, with protein sequence MIGKRYILLPVCSLTIFIIVVLGFNNILVPLDMEIIKIVQSLETPILTKILALLTNISDTIQNIIITTVIVIVLYLKKYKQEALYLTISMLTCSLLVMGIKNFIQRPRPQIHRLAEISGYSFPSGHTVSATILYFSMALIIVKIYQQLTKQVTLTIATIGIIFIIFSRIYLGVHYPTDTIAGAALGITVVVFYYWVFYKSPLYKYGEK encoded by the coding sequence ATGATAGGAAAGAGATATATATTGCTACCGGTATGCAGTTTAACAATTTTTATTATAGTGGTGTTGGGTTTTAATAATATATTAGTCCCATTAGATATGGAAATTATAAAAATAGTGCAGAGTTTAGAAACACCAATTCTCACAAAAATACTGGCATTATTAACTAATATATCGGATACAATTCAAAATATAATAATTACAACAGTAATAGTTATCGTGTTATATTTGAAGAAATATAAACAAGAAGCATTGTATTTAACGATAAGTATGTTGACATGTAGCTTGTTGGTAATGGGTATTAAAAACTTTATCCAACGTCCCAGACCACAAATTCATAGATTGGCGGAGATTTCGGGATATAGTTTTCCAAGTGGGCATACAGTGTCTGCGACAATACTATATTTTTCGATGGCATTAATTATTGTAAAAATATATCAACAATTAACGAAACAAGTTACGCTAACTATAGCAACAATTGGAATAATATTTATAATATTTTCAAGAATATATTTAGGTGTACATTATCCCACTGATACGATAGCAGGAGCAGCACTTGGGATAACGGTAGTAGTGTTTTATTATTGGGTATTTTATAAAAGTCCTTTATACAAGTACGGAGAAAAATAA
- a CDS encoding MGDG synthase family glycosyltransferase, which produces MKKRILLITGSFGNGHLQVSGNLKEMFEKKYKDRVIVDECDLFLQAHPRLTSVLRKLYLYSFSYFRNVYGYLYYMGKNNKQTSAYRYFSYHYLYSKIEKFKPDIIVSTFPTPALTLLKNKKIPIVNVVTDYHFHKSWLTENALKYFVPCENTKIQFIEAGVKEKNIKVLGLPISEKFDIRISKKQWLAKNNLDIKKETLLLVAGAFGVLKNFNKIVDAILARNKNIQLAIVCGKNVKLKNLLKRLYKENYHVKILGYTTNMREWMQASTVIVTKAGGVTITESLASNIPLVLLKPVPGQEKENALYFEKNNMAKIADTNRELVDIISKLLENKQQLIEIKKNMAQNYLPNATEKICEDIVKIIKV; this is translated from the coding sequence ATGAAAAAAAGAATATTATTAATTACAGGTTCTTTTGGTAACGGTCATTTACAAGTCTCGGGAAATTTAAAAGAAATGTTTGAAAAAAAATATAAAGATAGGGTTATAGTAGATGAATGTGATTTATTTTTACAAGCTCATCCACGCTTAACTTCAGTATTGAGAAAATTATATTTATATAGTTTTTCATATTTTAGAAATGTTTATGGATATTTGTACTATATGGGTAAAAATAATAAACAAACATCTGCCTATAGATATTTCAGTTACCATTATTTATACAGTAAAATAGAGAAATTCAAACCTGATATAATAGTATCAACATTTCCAACGCCGGCATTAACACTTTTAAAAAATAAAAAAATACCTATTGTTAATGTGGTGACAGATTATCATTTTCACAAAAGTTGGTTGACTGAAAATGCCTTAAAATATTTTGTACCATGTGAGAATACAAAAATACAGTTTATAGAAGCGGGTGTAAAGGAAAAAAATATAAAGGTTTTAGGATTACCAATTTCAGAAAAATTTGATATACGAATATCCAAAAAACAATGGTTAGCTAAAAATAATTTAGATATTAAGAAAGAAACCTTACTTTTGGTGGCAGGAGCATTTGGAGTATTAAAAAATTTTAATAAAATAGTAGATGCTATACTGGCAAGAAATAAAAATATACAGTTGGCGATAGTCTGTGGAAAAAATGTAAAATTAAAAAATTTATTGAAAAGATTATATAAAGAAAACTATCATGTTAAGATTTTAGGTTACACTACTAATATGAGAGAATGGATGCAAGCATCAACGGTAATTGTGACGAAAGCCGGCGGTGTAACTATTACAGAAAGTTTAGCCAGTAATATTCCGCTAGTTTTATTAAAACCTGTTCCGGGACAAGAAAAAGAGAACGCCTTATATTTTGAAAAAAATAATATGGCAAAAATTGCGGATACAAATAGAGAACTAGTCGATATAATAAGTAAATTATTAGAAAACAAACAACAGTTAATAGAGATAAAAAAGAATATGGCACAAAATTATCTACCAAATGCAACGGAAAAAATCTGTGAAGATATAGTAAAAATAATTAAAGTATAA
- the pyrR gene encoding bifunctional pyr operon transcriptional regulator/uracil phosphoribosyltransferase PyrR — MKKRVLFDETMIARMITRIANEILERNDINDVVLVGIKTRGVYLAKRLKEKIKIIENFNVPVEVLDIKFYRDDLEKQSQDPEIKTPKFKMNLNEKTVIIVDDVLYTGRTVRAAIDAIMDVSRPQAIRLAILVDRGHRELPIRADYIGKNIPTSKKENVKVLLNEVDNSEEILLI; from the coding sequence ATGAAAAAAAGAGTACTATTTGACGAAACGATGATAGCACGAATGATAACACGTATAGCAAACGAAATTTTAGAACGTAATGATATTAATGATGTCGTTCTTGTCGGTATAAAAACACGTGGTGTTTATTTGGCTAAACGTTTAAAAGAAAAAATTAAGATAATAGAAAACTTCAATGTTCCGGTGGAGGTATTGGACATTAAATTTTATCGTGATGATTTGGAAAAACAATCACAAGACCCGGAAATAAAGACACCTAAGTTTAAAATGAATTTGAATGAAAAAACTGTAATTATAGTTGATGATGTACTGTATACCGGACGAACAGTTCGTGCAGCGATTGATGCAATTATGGACGTTAGTCGACCGCAAGCGATAAGACTTGCGATATTAGTAGATCGTGGACATAGAGAATTGCCGATACGTGCAGATTATATCGGAAAAAATATTCCAACTTCAAAAAAAGAAAATGTCAAAGTGCTTTTAAATGAAGTGGACAATAGTGAAGAAATATTACTAATATAG
- a CDS encoding aspartate carbamoyltransferase catalytic subunit, with the protein MKNIVSMSDLTNEEVYSLVKRALELKSGKKVAPREDLYVANLFFENSTRTKHSFEVAEHKHRLNVINFDITTSSVNKGETFYDTCKTLEMIGCNMLVIRHNKEKYYKELKSLNIPILNGGDGSGEHPSQCLLDLMTIYERFGKFSDLNIIIAGDIKNSRVARSNYNMLTRLGAKASFVCPECFKDETLGKVVDFDEIIEKVDICMLLRVQHERHSEHMSLTKEEYHKNYGLTLERYKHLKDTAIIMHPAPVNRDMEIADELVESSKSVIFEQMKNGMFMRQAMIEKIIKDNNL; encoded by the coding sequence ATGAAAAATATAGTATCAATGTCAGATTTAACAAATGAGGAAGTATATTCTCTTGTTAAACGTGCATTAGAATTAAAAAGTGGTAAAAAAGTAGCACCGCGTGAAGATTTATATGTTGCAAATTTATTCTTTGAAAATTCAACAAGAACAAAACATAGTTTTGAAGTAGCTGAGCATAAACATCGACTTAATGTTATTAATTTTGATATAACAACATCATCAGTTAATAAGGGAGAAACATTCTACGATACATGCAAAACTCTTGAGATGATAGGTTGTAATATGTTGGTGATAAGACATAACAAAGAGAAATATTATAAAGAACTAAAAAGTTTAAATATACCGATACTTAACGGAGGAGATGGTAGTGGTGAACATCCAAGCCAGTGTTTACTCGATTTAATGACTATATACGAAAGATTCGGTAAATTTAGCGATTTAAATATTATTATTGCCGGAGATATTAAAAATTCTCGTGTTGCACGCAGTAATTACAATATGTTAACACGCCTTGGCGCAAAGGCTAGTTTTGTTTGCCCGGAGTGTTTTAAAGATGAAACACTTGGAAAAGTTGTAGATTTTGATGAAATAATTGAAAAAGTGGATATTTGTATGTTATTACGTGTACAGCATGAAAGACATAGTGAACATATGAGTTTAACAAAAGAGGAATATCACAAAAATTATGGTCTAACTCTTGAACGGTATAAGCACTTGAAGGATACAGCAATTATTATGCATCCGGCACCGGTGAATCGTGATATGGAGATTGCTGATGAGTTGGTTGAATCCTCAAAATCAGTTATTTTTGAACAGATGAAAAATGGTATGTTTATGCGTCAGGCAATGATAGAAAAAATAATTAAAGACAATAATTTATAA
- a CDS encoding dihydroorotase, with product MLLLKNGQILENGILVKKDILVDGKKILKITENIEEKVDRVLDLEGKFVSPGFIDVHVHWREPGFEYKENIYHASRAAARGGFTTVMPMPNLDPVPDNYENLKLQLDIIERDSVIRAIPYGAITKGEQGREYAEFKELAKYVFAFSDDGRGVQNANMMYESMKVAAELGKAIVAHCEDNSLIRGGCMHCGRRSRELGLPGIPSICESVQIARDVLLAEASGCHYHVCHVSTKESVRIVREAKKAGIKVTCEVCPHHLISDEMDIPDNNGIWKMNPPLRSREDRKALIAGLLDGTIDIIATDHAPHATYEKELPMQKAAFGIVGSETAFSQLYTKFVKTGIFSLDFLVEVMTKRVADIFDLPFGTLEENGYADLVVIDLEKSLTINPDNFLSKGRNTPYVDEEIYGIPVLTLSEGQIAYKDEEVFDIKYL from the coding sequence ATGTTACTACTAAAAAATGGTCAAATATTAGAAAATGGAATATTAGTGAAAAAAGATATTTTAGTTGACGGTAAGAAAATCTTAAAGATAACTGAAAACATTGAGGAAAAGGTAGATAGAGTGCTTGATTTAGAAGGGAAATTTGTTTCTCCCGGATTTATAGATGTCCATGTACATTGGAGAGAACCGGGATTTGAATATAAAGAAAATATTTATCATGCTTCTCGTGCAGCGGCTCGTGGTGGTTTTACAACGGTTATGCCGATGCCTAATTTGGATCCTGTACCGGATAATTATGAAAATTTAAAATTACAATTAGATATTATTGAAAGAGATTCAGTCATTCGTGCTATTCCTTACGGTGCAATAACTAAAGGAGAACAAGGTAGAGAATATGCAGAATTTAAAGAGTTGGCAAAATATGTTTTTGCATTTAGTGATGATGGTCGTGGGGTACAGAATGCAAATATGATGTATGAATCAATGAAAGTAGCAGCTGAATTAGGAAAAGCAATCGTAGCACATTGCGAAGATAATTCGTTAATACGAGGAGGTTGTATGCACTGCGGTCGTCGTAGTCGTGAACTTGGTCTGCCGGGGATACCGTCAATATGTGAATCAGTTCAAATAGCTCGTGATGTGTTGTTGGCAGAAGCAAGCGGTTGTCACTATCATGTGTGTCACGTATCAACAAAAGAATCCGTAAGAATAGTAAGAGAGGCGAAAAAAGCCGGCATAAAAGTAACGTGTGAAGTATGCCCACATCATTTGATTAGTGATGAAATGGATATTCCGGATAATAACGGTATATGGAAGATGAACCCACCGCTACGTTCACGCGAGGATAGAAAAGCGTTAATAGCTGGGCTGCTAGATGGTACTATTGATATAATAGCAACAGATCATGCACCGCATGCAACTTATGAAAAAGAGTTACCAATGCAAAAAGCGGCATTTGGTATTGTCGGTAGTGAAACAGCATTTAGTCAGTTATATACAAAATTTGTAAAAACAGGAATTTTCTCATTAGATTTTTTAGTAGAAGTTATGACAAAACGTGTTGCAGATATTTTTGACTTACCTTTCGGTACATTGGAAGAAAATGGGTATGCCGATTTAGTAGTGATTGATTTAGAAAAAAGTTTAACAATTAATCCGGATAATTTTTTATCAAAAGGACGCAATACTCCTTATGTAGATGAAGAAATTTATGGAATACCTGTATTAACATTAAGTGAAGGACAAATAGCATATAAAGATGAAGAAGTGTTTGATATAAAATATCTATAG
- the carA gene encoding glutamine-hydrolyzing carbamoyl-phosphate synthase small subunit gives MYSYNKQLILEDGTVYKGYGFGADIETVGEVVFNTGMTGYQETLSDPSYNGQIVTFTYPLIGNYGINRDDFETITPSIKGLIVREVCKKPSNFRTEYTLHDVLKDLKIPGISGIDTRSLTRKIREHGTIKGVITDLCVDSDKVLKKLRSSNLPTDQISQVSIQRAYQSSGKGYRVVLVDLGMKSGILRELNARGCDIVVVPYNISAKELLRLNPDGVMLSNGPGDPEDVPETIAMIKEIMDKLPIFGICMGHQLISLAGGAKTYKLKFGHRGANHPVKNLLTGKVDITSQNHGYSVDIKSLESTDLELTHLSVNDKTCEGVRHRYYPVFSVQYHPEASPGPHDPNYLFDQFIENMSKYKATKKK, from the coding sequence ATGTACAGTTATAATAAGCAGCTAATTTTGGAAGATGGTACGGTATATAAGGGTTACGGTTTTGGTGCCGATATAGAAACAGTAGGAGAAGTCGTTTTTAACACCGGAATGACAGGGTATCAGGAAACATTATCGGATCCCTCATATAATGGGCAAATAGTAACATTTACCTATCCTCTAATAGGGAATTACGGAATTAACAGAGATGATTTTGAAACAATAACACCAAGTATTAAGGGATTAATAGTAAGAGAAGTTTGTAAAAAACCATCAAATTTTAGAACGGAGTATACTCTTCATGATGTATTAAAAGATTTGAAAATTCCGGGAATTTCAGGAATTGATACCCGCAGTTTAACGAGAAAAATAAGAGAACACGGAACAATAAAGGGTGTAATTACCGACCTTTGTGTAGACAGTGATAAAGTGCTTAAAAAGTTACGAAGTTCAAATCTTCCAACGGATCAAATTTCTCAAGTGTCAATCCAACGTGCTTATCAATCATCCGGAAAAGGATATAGAGTAGTCTTAGTGGATTTAGGCATGAAATCAGGTATTTTACGTGAGTTAAATGCACGTGGGTGTGATATTGTAGTTGTACCTTATAATATTTCAGCTAAAGAATTATTACGTTTAAATCCGGATGGAGTTATGCTGAGTAATGGGCCGGGAGATCCGGAAGATGTCCCGGAAACAATCGCAATGATAAAAGAGATAATGGATAAATTACCGATATTTGGAATTTGTATGGGACATCAGTTAATCTCTCTTGCAGGTGGTGCAAAAACTTATAAATTAAAATTTGGTCATCGTGGAGCTAATCATCCGGTAAAGAATTTACTAACCGGAAAAGTTGATATAACATCGCAAAATCACGGATATAGTGTGGATATAAAATCTTTGGAGAGTACCGACTTGGAATTAACGCATCTGTCAGTTAATGATAAAACTTGTGAAGGTGTAAGACATAGATATTATCCGGTATTTTCGGTACAATATCACCCGGAGGCATCACCAGGGCCACATGATCCAAACTATCTATTTGATCAATTTATAGAAAATATGAGTAAATATAAAGCGACTAAAAAGAAATAG
- the carB gene encoding carbamoyl-phosphate synthase large subunit yields MPKRKDIKTILVIGSGPIIIGQAAEFDYAGTQACLSLKEEGYEVILVNSNPATIMTDKEIADKVYMEPLTLEFVSKIIRKERPDALLPTLGGQVGLNLAVELHKSGILERYGVELLGTKLSSIERAEDRELFRDLMNKLDEPVPESEIITTLDEAYIFVEKIGYPVIVRPAFTMGGTGGGICYNENDLNEIVSSGLHYSPVTQCLLEKSIAGFKEIEYEVMRDSNDTAIVVCNMENIDPVGIHTGDSVVVAPSQTLTDREYHMLRDVSLKIIRALKIEGGCNVQLALDPKSFEYYIIEVNPRVSRSSALASKATGYPIAKIAAKIAVGLTLDEIINPVTKNSYACFEPTLDYVVSKIPRFPFDKFENADRKLGTQMKATGEVMAIGRTYEESLLKAIRSLEYGVHHLGLPNGGDFSLEEILEKVRQAGDERLFFIGEALRRGQSTQDIHEITKIDIFFLEKMKNIIDIEHELKENIGNLELLEYAKKYGFSDRVIAHRWNMAESDVYKLRQKNNIIPVFKMVDTCAAEFVSETPYFYSSYEQEQESIVSTKEKIIVLGSGPIRIGQGVEFDYATVHAVMAIKEAGYEAIIINNNPETVSTDFTISDKLYFEPLTEEDVMAIINHEKPLGVVVQFGGQTAINLADKLEKNGVNILGTALEEIDNAEDRDKFEALLHKLAIPQPLGKTAFDVETALKNAKEIGYPVLVRPSYVLGGRAMEIVYEESELRRYMKTAVKLTPEHPVLTDRYLVGREIEIDAISDGETVVIPGIMEHIERAGVHSGDSISVYPPQTLSSSEKEKLIEYTIKLAKGLNIVGLLNIQYVISKGEVFVLEVNPRSSRTVPFLSKITGVPMAKLAAGTIIGKTLKSQGYETGLLPESNNFYTKVPVFSFQKLKDVDTTLGPEMKSTGEVLGSDTTLEKSLYKGLVAAGIRVSDQGNILFTISNDDKEEALMLAKRFSSLGYNLLATEGTAKFLQQHNLRVTAVGKISQSEYSVLDAIYNGDVDIVINTTSKDKDVTKDGFKIRRVASEQEIVCMTSLDTANALLKVLESISFNILPL; encoded by the coding sequence ATGCCAAAACGTAAAGATATTAAAACAATATTAGTAATCGGATCAGGACCAATTATTATTGGACAAGCAGCAGAATTTGATTATGCGGGAACTCAAGCTTGCCTTTCACTAAAAGAAGAAGGATATGAAGTTATTTTAGTAAACTCGAATCCTGCAACGATTATGACAGATAAAGAAATTGCAGATAAAGTGTATATGGAACCATTAACGTTAGAGTTTGTCAGTAAAATAATTCGCAAAGAGCGTCCTGATGCTCTGCTACCGACATTAGGAGGACAAGTAGGATTGAACCTTGCTGTTGAATTACATAAGAGCGGCATATTAGAACGCTATGGAGTAGAATTATTAGGTACGAAATTAAGTTCAATAGAACGAGCGGAAGACAGGGAGCTATTTAGAGATTTAATGAATAAATTAGACGAACCTGTACCGGAGTCGGAAATTATCACGACGTTAGATGAGGCATATATTTTTGTTGAGAAAATAGGTTATCCTGTTATTGTTCGCCCGGCATTTACCATGGGTGGTACCGGAGGTGGAATTTGTTATAATGAAAATGATTTGAATGAGATTGTAAGTAGCGGATTACATTATTCACCGGTTACGCAGTGTTTATTGGAAAAATCAATTGCAGGTTTTAAAGAAATAGAATATGAAGTGATGCGTGACAGTAACGATACGGCAATTGTAGTTTGTAATATGGAAAATATAGATCCGGTTGGTATTCATACCGGAGATTCTGTAGTGGTAGCACCGTCGCAAACATTAACAGATAGAGAATATCATATGTTACGTGATGTATCATTGAAAATTATTAGAGCTTTAAAAATCGAGGGCGGTTGCAATGTGCAACTGGCATTAGATCCAAAATCATTTGAATACTATATTATAGAGGTAAATCCTCGAGTGTCACGTTCATCAGCACTTGCCTCAAAGGCAACCGGTTATCCAATAGCAAAAATAGCCGCAAAAATAGCCGTGGGATTAACATTAGATGAGATTATTAACCCTGTAACTAAAAATTCGTATGCCTGCTTTGAGCCAACACTTGATTATGTGGTAAGTAAAATACCACGTTTTCCATTTGATAAATTCGAAAATGCCGATAGAAAACTTGGGACACAGATGAAAGCAACCGGTGAGGTTATGGCAATAGGAAGAACGTATGAAGAGAGTTTATTAAAAGCGATACGTTCACTAGAATATGGAGTTCATCACTTAGGGTTACCGAATGGCGGAGATTTTTCATTAGAAGAAATATTAGAAAAAGTAAGACAAGCAGGTGATGAGCGATTATTTTTTATCGGCGAGGCATTACGCCGTGGGCAGAGTACCCAAGATATACATGAAATTACCAAAATTGATATATTTTTCTTGGAAAAAATGAAAAACATAATTGATATTGAGCATGAATTAAAAGAAAATATCGGTAACTTAGAGTTATTAGAATATGCTAAAAAATATGGATTCTCCGATAGAGTAATTGCACATCGTTGGAATATGGCAGAAAGTGATGTATACAAATTACGTCAAAAAAATAATATTATTCCGGTATTTAAAATGGTTGATACATGTGCAGCGGAATTTGTATCAGAAACACCGTATTTTTACTCAAGTTATGAGCAGGAACAGGAATCAATCGTCAGCACTAAAGAAAAAATTATAGTTCTCGGTTCCGGACCAATAAGAATAGGACAAGGTGTTGAGTTTGACTATGCAACGGTGCATGCTGTAATGGCGATAAAAGAAGCGGGGTATGAAGCTATTATTATTAATAACAATCCGGAAACTGTATCAACGGACTTTACCATTTCAGATAAACTTTATTTTGAACCGCTAACCGAAGAGGACGTAATGGCAATTATTAATCACGAAAAACCGCTAGGAGTAGTAGTACAATTCGGTGGGCAAACGGCAATTAATTTAGCGGATAAATTAGAAAAAAACGGCGTAAATATTTTAGGTACGGCACTTGAAGAAATAGATAATGCAGAAGACAGAGATAAGTTTGAAGCCTTACTTCATAAATTAGCTATTCCACAACCATTAGGAAAAACAGCTTTTGATGTTGAAACGGCACTAAAAAATGCAAAAGAAATAGGATATCCGGTATTAGTAAGACCATCGTACGTATTAGGTGGTCGTGCTATGGAAATAGTCTATGAAGAATCAGAATTACGTCGTTATATGAAAACAGCGGTTAAATTAACGCCGGAACATCCGGTATTAACGGATCGTTACCTAGTAGGGCGTGAAATAGAGATTGATGCAATTAGTGACGGGGAAACTGTTGTAATACCGGGAATAATGGAACATATTGAACGTGCAGGGGTACATTCAGGTGATTCGATTTCGGTGTATCCGCCACAAACACTGTCATCTTCAGAAAAAGAGAAACTGATAGAATATACAATAAAATTAGCGAAAGGTTTAAATATAGTAGGTTTATTAAATATCCAATATGTAATAAGCAAAGGAGAAGTATTTGTTCTTGAAGTAAATCCTCGTAGTTCACGTACAGTACCATTTTTAAGCAAAATTACAGGTGTGCCTATGGCAAAACTTGCAGCCGGTACGATAATAGGAAAAACATTAAAATCACAAGGATATGAAACAGGACTATTACCTGAAAGCAATAATTTTTATACAAAAGTACCGGTATTTAGTTTTCAAAAATTAAAAGACGTAGATACTACTCTTGGTCCAGAGATGAAATCAACAGGTGAAGTATTAGGAAGTGATACAACTTTGGAAAAATCATTATATAAAGGGTTGGTAGCTGCAGGAATTAGAGTTAGCGATCAAGGTAATATATTGTTTACAATAAGCAATGACGATAAAGAAGAAGCACTGATGCTGGCGAAACGCTTCTCAAGTTTAGGATACAATTTATTAGCAACAGAAGGGACGGCAAAATTTTTACAACAACATAATTTAAGGGTAACAGCTGTCGGAAAGATTAGTCAAAGTGAATACAGTGTATTAGATGCGATATATAATGGAGATGTTGATATAGTTATTAATACAACATCAAAAGATAAAGATGTAACAAAAGACGGCTTTAAAATTCGTCGAGTGGCGAGCGAACAAGAGATTGTATGTATGACGTCACTTGATACGGCGAATGCTTTATTAAAAGTTCTTGAATCAATTTCATTTAATATATTACCATTATAA
- a CDS encoding dihydroorotate dehydrogenase electron transfer subunit — protein MQVQLVKVVENKKIADKIYKLTLEGSIVNEMNTAGQFVNIKVGKGREFLLRRPISICEINKEEQTFVIVYRVNGEGTKCISKLNIGEMVDVLGPLGKGYDITTLIKGETALLVGGGIGVPPLYELAKKFNEKGVKTIHVLGFNNEKDVFYKERFEKLGTTYVATADGTYGEKGFVTDIIKKYNIQYDKYYSCGPLAMLKALKNMDSEHIGYISLEERMACGVGACYACVCNKIDGMVSRVCYDGPVYKADEIAV, from the coding sequence ATGCAGGTACAATTAGTTAAAGTAGTAGAAAATAAGAAAATAGCAGATAAAATATATAAGTTAACCCTAGAAGGAAGTATAGTAAATGAGATGAATACAGCGGGGCAGTTTGTAAATATAAAAGTTGGTAAAGGAAGAGAGTTTCTATTACGTCGCCCAATATCAATTTGTGAAATAAATAAAGAAGAACAAACTTTTGTTATAGTATATCGAGTAAACGGAGAGGGGACAAAGTGTATTTCAAAACTTAATATAGGGGAGATGGTTGATGTCCTAGGTCCGTTAGGTAAGGGATATGACATTACTACTTTAATTAAAGGAGAAACAGCACTTTTAGTAGGAGGTGGGATAGGTGTTCCACCATTATACGAACTGGCAAAGAAATTCAATGAAAAAGGGGTAAAAACTATTCATGTTTTAGGTTTTAATAATGAAAAAGATGTCTTTTACAAAGAAAGATTTGAAAAATTAGGAACTACTTACGTCGCAACGGCAGACGGAACATATGGTGAAAAAGGATTCGTTACCGATATAATAAAAAAATATAATATTCAGTACGATAAATATTACAGCTGTGGTCCATTAGCAATGTTAAAGGCATTAAAAAATATGGACAGTGAGCATATAGGTTATATTTCACTGGAAGAGAGAATGGCGTGTGGTGTAGGAGCGTGTTATGCCTGTGTTTGTAACAAAATAGACGGTATGGTATCACGAGTATGTTATGACGGTCCGGTGTATAAAGCGGACGAGATAGCGGTATAG